The nucleotide window CAATGCCATATACGTTTTTAAAGTAATCGACGCCCGTTTTTTCGAGCAACTTCCGACGTAAGTTTTTGATTTGCGAATAGACGAAATCGAAGGTATCGGCGGCATCAGCAAAATCGCCCCACAGGTGTTCGGCAATGGATTCTTTGGTCAACACCCGGTTGGCATTTGCCGCAAAAAAGGCCAGCAAATCAAACTCTTTTTTGGTAAGCGCAACCGCTTCGTTGTCAAAGAAGACCTGACGTGATTCGGGGAGTATTTTCAACCGTTCAATATTGACTTCAATTTTACCGTCATACTTTACCCGTCGCAAAATCGACTTGATGCGTGCATTCAGTTCTGCCAGATGAAACGGTTTGGCCAGATAGTCATCCGCACCCAATTCGAGACCGGCAACCTTATCGTCCAGTGAGTTTCGAGCCGAAATTACCAGTACGCCGGTAGTCGGTGCTATCTTTTTGATTTCACGGATCAGTTGCAGGCCGCTTCCGTCGGGCAATCCGATGTCGACCAGCACACAATCATACTCGTAGTCGGACACCTTATTCAAAGCCACATTGAGCCGGGTTGCCTGTTCGCACTGGTAACCTTCCTCTTCCAGAAAACTCACAATGGTTTCCCTCAGTCCGTCTTCATCTTCAACCACTAACAATTTCATTGCGATGCAAAGGTAAGATTCAATTTTGGAGAAAATTAGAAATTGCCGGAATTTCTACCCGCAAAAAAAGAAGCCCCTGTAAAAAACAGAGGCTTCCGAGTCTCACAAAGAGATATTATTATACGCCTACCGATACTCCGGCTTTGAACCAACGCCCGGGTTGTGGCAGGTTACCGAAGTCGAAATAGGTTGTGTTGAACAAATTGGTGGCCTCAGCAAAAATCCTGTAGTGCTTTTCTTTCCATTGCAACTTCAGATCGCATAGTAGATAGGCTTTGAACTGCGTTTCCTTATTCGTAGCCACATTCACGTAGGTTCCTGCCCGGTCATTGAGGCTTAGTTGCCATGCTGCCGACAACTTGCCGAAAAGGGGTTGAGAAATGCGCATCTTAGCCTGATGACGAAGATAATCGGTAGAATAAGACGAAATATACTGGCTGCTGCCCTTCGAGACATGCA belongs to Paludibacter jiangxiensis and includes:
- a CDS encoding response regulator transcription factor, with the protein product MKLLVVEDEDGLRETIVSFLEEEGYQCEQATRLNVALNKVSDYEYDCVLVDIGLPDGSGLQLIREIKKIAPTTGVLVISARNSLDDKVAGLELGADDYLAKPFHLAELNARIKSILRRVKYDGKIEVNIERLKILPESRQVFFDNEAVALTKKEFDLLAFFAANANRVLTKESIAEHLWGDFADAADTFDFVYSQIKNLRRKLLEKTGVDYFKNVYGIGYMFQTDKA